From Ignavibacterium sp.:
GAGTATAACCAATTCCAATTGAAACAACTCCGCGAAGTTCACCGACAATTCCGGAAGCAGCATAATAAAATGCCGAGTAAGGATGCGGAATATGTGGCGATGTTAAAACCCACGGCAAACCGGTTTCTTCAAAATACATACTTCTGTTCCAACCTTCCATTTTAACAACTGATAATTTGCACTTAGCTTTATTGTTCAACAAACCTTCTTCATTCAATAGCATAGCTAACTCACCAACTGTTAAACCGTGTATGTATGGAATTGAAAACTGACTGACAAAAGAATAGAAACCATCCTCAACTAAGTTTCCTTCAACTCTGTTTCCACCAAGAGGATTTGGTCTGTCGAGTATAACAACTTCTTTATCATTCTCGGCTGCTGCTTCCATTACCAATCCCATAGTGCTTATGTAAGTATAAGAACGGCTACCAATATCCTGAATATCAAATACCAAGACATCAACATCTTTTAACATTTCAGTTGTTGGTTTTCTTGTCTTTCCATACAGAGAGTAGACAGGAAGTTTTGTTGTTTCATCAATATAAAAATCAACATATTCACCGGCAGAATAATTTCCTCTGACTCCGTGTTCAGGTCCGTAAAGAGCGACGAGATTTACTTCCGGAGCTTCAAATAAAATATCAATTGTTGATTTTAGTTTGCTATCCACACCGGTTGGATTTGTAACTAATCCAACTCTTTTGCCTTTCAGAATATCAAAATTTTTTTCACGCAAGACTTCAATTCCGGTTTTCACTTTTGCTTTAGTTTTCACAATCATTTTCTTTTCATGAACCATTCTTACAATAGTTCCATCTTCAATGTACTTATAAAGATCTTTTCCGGGACAGACAGTTTGATTTGTATAATCTTTATGTCCGCGAATATTCTTATCAGCTACATTGTATTTATCTTTAAGAAAAGAAATAAGATTTACCAAAGCATTAAGCTGACTTTGATTAATTTTTTGTTCCTCATAATTACCAACAACACAAATCAATGCGTGTCCTGTTACATCATAATCTGTATTTGTATCACCCGGATAATTAATTGGTCGTGTTTCATAAATATTTCCTTTGAGGTCAATCATAAAATGATAAGGAATATCAATCCATTTCTTTTCTCTTCTGCTCCAGCTCTGAAGATTTCTTAAGTACTGAATCATATCTTTATCTTCAGCGAAAAATTCTCCACCGTGATGTATTGTTATTTTATCAATTTTATGTTGAGACAAAGTTTGTGTAAGTGGTTGCCAACCCCAGTCTGAGCGCGATATAACTTTCAGGTCAGAGGGATAATGTAAATCGGAAATAATAATCATCTCAGAGGTTGTAGCGCACTGAGAGAATAAAAATACAATTAAAAGAATAGCGGGAATTTGTATAAGTTTCGTCATAGTAACTTTAAATTAAAATTGGTGTGTATTTAGTATTGATTATTTCGCCTTCCTGTAGTCCAATGCAGGAGGTATGTGTTTTATTTCTTTCGTCGGATGAATCAAATGTAACTCCGTCTTTTATATAAATAACAGTCATTGCTTCACGCATCTGATTTGTTTTGTTTTGACCTGCGCCGTGAAAAGTTAAACCAGAGTGAAATGTTGCATCTCCAGCATTTAGTGGAACAAAAACTTTTTCTTCGTTTTTAAGAAATTCAGGCTGATGAGGATTCTTGAAAATATCCACATACTCTCTAAGGTTCGGATCATTTGTTTTGGGATAAAAGTAAAGACAACCTTTTTCAACCGGAACATCAACAAGTGCGAGCCACATTGTTGAAGTAAATTGTGGTTCGTGAATAGGCCAGTAACTACAGTCCTGATGAGCATCGGTAATTCTGCCACCGGGTTCTTTGAATAATGCCTGATCGTGCCAGAGTCTGATATGTTCTGCCTGCATTAAGTCTCGAACAATTCCTGCAAATCTTTTTGCGAACACAATTTCTTTTACAGCAGGAAAATCCAAACACAAATATCCACATTGAAGGAATGATTGTTCATACTGTGATTTTTGTTTCAAATCTCTTTCATCTTTTCCTTTTCTTATAAAAACAGCAGCTTCAATAATTCTTCTCAGTTCAGTCAGATAATTTTCTTCAACAACATTTTCAATTTTTACATAACCATTGTTGTGGTAGAAATTAATTTGCTCTTTGGACAACTCTTTTGGTGTGTTAAGAAATTGTTTTAATGAATCTGATATTTCAGAATTAAGAATTTCGAAAGCTGATGATTCAGTTAATCCTTCAATTCTAACCATTGATTATTACCTGTTTATAAAAGAAAATAATTGCACAACTAATCTAAATGCATAAAAAACTTTCTTCAAATGAATTTTTACTAAGGAAGAATTAATGTGAAATATTCTATTAAAAAATTTTTTAATAACTAAAATCTTCTTTTGTATTTTTATAAAAGATAATTCGGAAAATATTATTTGGTTAAATCATCACAGAATTTTTAATAACTTCACACGGGAATCTATGGAACATCACGGTTTCCTTTCAATACTTCCACCTGTTTTAGCAATTGCACTTGCAATTAAAACTCGTCAGGTTTTTGTTTCACTTTTATTTGGAATTTGGCTGGGCTGGATAATTCTCAGCGATGGAAATTTTGTAAATGGCACAACTGCAACAGTTCAGGCACTTGTTGATGTCTTTAAAGATGCAGGAAATACAAGAACCATTATGTTCAGCAGTTTAGTTGGTGCACTGATAGCTTTTATTCAAAGGTCTGGTGGAGTATCTGGATTTGTTAAATTGATTAATAATTTTCTCGATAAACTTGAACAGAAGAAAATCGGAAACAGAAGAAAAACAGTCCAACTTATAGCGTGGGCAACAGGAGCTGCAATTTTTGTGGAATCAAGTATTAATGCTTTGACAGTTGGCACAGTGTTCAGACCAATATTTGATAAACTAAAAATACCAAGAGAAAAACTTGCCTACATTGCTGATTCAATTTCAGCACCTACTTGTATTTTAATTCCGCTGAATGCGTGGGGAGCTTATATAATGGGTTTGATTGCTGCTCAAAGTTTTGCAAATCCTCTTGAAGTTTTGGTCAAAGCTTTTCCTCTAAACTTTTATCCAATGCTTGCAATGGCGATGGTTTTATTCGTAATAATAAGTCAAAAAGATTTTGGTCCGATGAAGAAAGCAGAGAAGCGAGCAAGAGAAGAAGGTAAAGTATTGAGAGATGGAGCAATTCCATTAATTTCCGCTGATGTTGTCTCACTCGAGAAAAAAGATAATGTAAAAGAAAAAGCAATCAATATGATTCTTCCTATTTCTGTGATGGTTGGAATGATGCCTTTGATGTTGCTTTACACCGGTTGGAGTCAGGTTGAAAACATCTCATCATACAAATGGTATGAACAAATATTCTTTGCATTGGGAAAAGGTTCGGGCTCAACAGCTGTTTTATATTCTGTATTAACCGCAATTATCGTTAGCAGTGTTTTATACATCTCTCAGAAAATTTTTACTTTTTCTGAAACAATTGATCTTATATTCAAAGGAATAAGTGGTTTGATACCTTTAGCTTTGCTAATGATGTTAGCTTTTGCGATAGGAACAGTTTGTCGGGAACTCGGAACAGGTATTTACACCGCAGAACTTTCCAAACAATGGTTATCTCCGAATTTTGTTCCCGTAATTGTTTTCATTGTTGCTTGCTTTATTGCTTTTTCGACGGGAACTTCATGGGGAACTTTTGCAATTATGATTGCAATCGGAGTTCCAATGGCACAAGCGCTGGATGCAAATCTTTATCTTACAATTGCAGCAGCACTTGGAGGCGGAGTTTTCGGAGATCATTGTTCACCAATTTCTGATACTACAATTATTTCATCTATGGCTTCTGCAAGTGATCATATAGATCATGTAAAAACTCAATTGCCTTATGCGTTAACTGCGGGTGCGATTACAGCATTGTTATATTTGATTTTAGGAATAATTATTCATTAAACTGTTTATTATTCTTTCATTAATTCATAATGCTTTCTAAAATTTCTATTTTGCATTCGTCTTTTAAAAATATTTTCAGGAAAATTCTGTGAAGTACCTAATCGGAATTGATGGAGGCGGAACAAAAAGTAAATGTGTGATCACAGACTTTGAACTTAAACCACTTTATGAAGTTACAGGTGGTCCGTCCAACTTTTTAATGCTGGGAACAGATAAAGTTGCTGAAACAATTCTAAGTCTTGTCATTCAATGTGCAAATCATTTAAACCTCCGGTATGAAGATATTGCCGCAATTGTTTTGGGTACAACGGGCGGAGGCAGAAGAAATGATGCCGAAGAACTTGAGACAGCAATAACTCATCTTGCAGCTCATAAAAGAATCCCGTTAAAAAATTTTCGGGTTGAAAGTGATGCAAGAATTGCACTTGAAGGTGCGTTTAGCGGAAAACCCGGAAGTATTTTAATTGCAGGAACCGGCTCAATAATGTTCGGTAAAGACAAAGCAGGAAATATCCATCGTGTTGGAGGTTTTGGTAGATTTATTGGTGACGAAGGAAGTGGGTTCAGACTTGGTCAGAAAGGATTATCTCTTGTTGCAAAAGAATTTGACGGAAGAGGAAACAAAACTTTTATTTCAGAATTGTTAAAAGAAAAATTTAAGATTGACTCACCGGAAAGTCTTATAACTGAAATCTACCGGAACAATTTTGATATCGCTTCCGTTGCACCGTTAGTGATTGAAGCTGCACAAAGAGGAGACAATCCGGCTCAAACAATTATTGAATCAGAAGCTGATGAACTCATTCTTCATATTGATTCTATGCGAAAAAAACTTAAAGAGAAAAAATTATTTTTAGCATTGGTAGGAAGTTTAATCACAACTGAAAATTATTACTCTTTTCGTTTCAAAGAAAAAGTAGTGCAAAAGTTTGATGATGTTATAATCAAGGATGCTGAAAATCCACCTGAGATAGGTGCTGCAATAATGGCAAAACAGATTTCGTAATCAAATCAAAAAATTTTTCATCCTCGTTAAAAAGGAGACTGAATGTCAAATCAAAAAACTGAATATAGAAATCCTTGGTATTGGGTTCCAAGTTTATATTTTGCTCAAGGCATTCCTTATGTAATGGTGATGTCAGTTTCTGTTATGATGTATAAAAGATTAGGAGTTTCGAATACCGACATCGCATTTTTTACCAGCTTACTTTACTTTCCATGGTTTTTGAAGTTTGCGTGGGGACCTTTTGTCGATATGTTCAAAACAAAAAGGTTCTGGACAGTTACGATGCAGTTTTTTGTTGCAGCTGCTCTGTTTGGAATAGCACTAAGTTTACCAACTTCATATTTCTGGCATCTGACTTTATTTGTCTTCGCATTGATGGCATTCAGTTCTGCTACTCATGATATTGCTGCAGATGGATTTTATATGCTCAGTCTTCCTCAAAAAGATCAGGCAGCGTTTGTTGGTGTTAGAAGTACTTTCTATCGTGTAGCAACAATCGTTGGTTCAGGTTTGCTTGTGATAATTGCAGGCGAATTGGAAGGAAAGCTCGGAATCAAAGGTGCCTGGTCTGTTGTTTTTATTGTGATGGGAATACTCTTTTTAATTCTGTTTCTTTACCACAAATTTATTTTACCATATCCACTTGAGGATAAAGGAACATTAGCTGATAAAAAATTATCTGCCAAACAGATTTTACTTCTGATTGGTGGATTTCTTTTGGTTGCAGTTTCATTTTTTATTCTTTATGAAATTCTGAACTTCTTCCTTTCTTTAATGAATATTTCATCAATGGGAAAAACTATTACGAGTACTATTCTTCTCGTGATACTTGCAGTGGTTTTATTCAGAACAATTGTTGCTGCACAAGTTGATAAGTTTGAAAACTCAGGAAATAAAAATGATGCTTTTACTCCTTTTATCGAGTTCCTGAAAGCATTCGTAGTCTTTATGCGTAAGAAAGATATATGGATAATACTTGCATTTCTTCTTTTCTTCAGATTTGCAGAAGCCCAACTTGTTAAACTTGTTCAACCGTTTTTATTAGATCCTCGCGATAAAGGTGGACTTGGATTAACTACTTCCGAAGTCGGTATTGTCTATGGAACAATCGGTGTTTTGGCTTTAACAGCTGGTGGTTTGCTTGGCGGTTATGTTATTTCAAAAAAGGGATTGAAGTGGTGGTTATGGCCAATGGTTCTTATTATGCATTTACCAGATTTGGTTTTTGTTTATTTATCACAAACACAGCCGACGAATCTTTTTATAATCAGTGCAGCAGTAGCATTTGAACAATTTGGTTACGGATTTGGCTTCACTGCATATATGATGTATATGATTATGATTTCACAGGGAGAGCATAAAACAGCACACTATGCAATTTGCACTGGTATTATGGCGCTTGGAATGATGATTCCCGGTATGTTCAGTGGTGCTTTACAGGAAGCCATTGGATACTCTAATTTCTTTTTGTGGGTTGTGGCTTCAACTATTCCGGGTTTCATCGTTACAGCTTTAGTAAAAATTGATCCGGAGTTTGGAATTAAAGCAGATAAAAAATAATTCTCAAATCTAATCAGGAGAGTAAAATGAGAAATATCATATCAAAAGTTTTTTTATTAACATTCATTTCAACGGTTATGCTTGCACAAACTATTTCGAACAATCCTTTTTTTGAAGAGTGGAAAACTCCTTTTCAAACTCCACCATTCAGTAAAATAAAGAATGAACATTTTCTTCCCGTACTTGAAGAAGGAATTAAACAACAAAGAGCAGAGTTGGAACAAATTATCAATAATCCCGAAGCTCCAACTTTTCAAAACACAATTGCTGCTCTTGAAAAAAGCGGAAAGTTGTTAACAAAAGTTTCAAGAGTGTTTTTTAATCTCACAAGTGCAAATACCAATGATGAACTTCAGAAAGTAGCCGAAACAATTACTCCGCAATTGACAAAACTGAACAATGATATTTATCTGAATGAAAAACTCTATCAGAGAATAAAAACAATTTACGATCAGAGGGAATCACTTAATTTGAACAAAGAAGAACTACGTTTGCTGGAAAATTATTACACTGATTTTACCCGCGCTGGAATCGGATTAAGTGAAGATAAAAAGAAAAGATTAAGAGAAATAAATGAGCAATTAAGCTCTCTTCAGTTAAAGTTCGGTGATAATCTGAGAAAGGAAACTAATGCATTGGGACTCGTAGTTGATAAAGAAGAAGATTTAACAGGATTGCCTGATGCAGTAATAAAAGCAGCCGCAGAACTTGCAGAAGCTAATGGTTTGAAAGGGAAGTGGGCTTTTAATCTTCAGAGACCAAGCTGGACGCCGTTCCTTCAATATTCACAAAAAAGAGAATTGAGAGAGAAATTATACAAAGCATACATCAACAGAGGTAATAACAATAACGAATTTGACAATAAAGAAATCATAAAGAAAATCGTTGCATTGAGAATTGAAAAAGCAAAGCTACTCGGGTATGAAACCTATGCTCACTTCAAACTTGAAAAGAATATGGCAAAAACTCCTGAAAATGTTTTAAAGTTTTTAAATGAGCTTTGGCTTCCTTCAATCAATCAGGCAAAAGTTGAAGCTGCTGAAATGCAAAAATTAATTAATGACGAGGGTGGAAAATTCAAATTAGCCGCCTGGGACTGGTGGTACTATGCTGAAAAAGTTAAGAAAGCAAAATACGCTCTTGATGAAGAAATGCTCAGACCTTATTTCAAAATGGAAAATGTTCGTAAAGGTGCTTTTGATGTTGCAAGTAAGTTATATGGAATTAAATTCATTAAAAGGAATGACATTGAAGTTTATGACAACGATGTAGAAGTTTATGAAGTTCAGGAAGCAGATGGCTCTTTAGTCGGAATTCTTTATACAGATTACTATCCAAGAAACGGAAAACGTGCCGGAGCGTGGATGAGTTACTACCGCGGACAATCAAATATGGATGGTGAAATGATTTATCCGCTTGTTGTTAATGTCGGTAACTTCACAAAGCCAACTTCCGATAAACCAGCTCTGCTTAGCTTTGATGATGTTAATACTTTATTTCATGAATTCGGTCATGCTTTGAATGGTTTATTTGCTCGATCAACTTATCCCGGTTCAAAACGATCTCCGGTTGACTTCGTTGAACTTCCGTCTCAGATAATGGAAAATTGGGCATCACATCCGGATGTACTTAAAATGTACGCAAGACATTATCAGACAAATGAACCAATTCCTGATGAGTTGATACAAAAAATTCAGAACTCGCAATACTTCAACAAAGGATTTGAGCAAACCGAATATCTGGCTGCATCTTTTCTTGATATGGATTGGCATACACTAAATCAACCAACTGAAACAGATGTAAATAAATTTGAAGAAGAAAGTTTAAACAGAATTGGTTTGATTCCTGAAATCGCTTCAAGATATCAAAGCACCAACTTCAACCATATTTTTGGTGGAGATGGATACTCAGCAGGATATTATGGTTATAGCTGGGCAGCTGTTCTTGATGCTGATGCATTCGAAGCATTTCTTGAAACAGATTTATTTAATCAGGAAGTTGCTGAATCATTCAGAAAAAATATTCTTGAGAAAAGCGGAAGCGATGATCCAATGGAATTGTATAAAAAATTCAGAGGCAGAGAACCAAAGGTTGATGCATTACTTAAGAGATTGGGATTTAAGAAGTAAAATCATATTTAGAAAGTGGAGACGAGCCATTGGCTCGTCTCATAAAATATAGTAAAGATCAGAAGATTAAGTTCATAACTTATCTAAAACAGAGACGACTCATTGAGTCGTCTTCACATTATAAAACTCATTATCCATTATCCTTTCAATTCCATTTTTACCAACTGAAGATAAAATTCTCTTTGCTCTTATGAATGCATTATCGCGATACTCACTGTAATATGGTTTTGTTTTATTAAAACTATTAATTCTTACTCTACCTGATGCGTGAATGAAATCGCCGTCACCAATATAAATTGCAACATGAGTAATTCTTTCTTTCTTCTCGCCATTCGCTTTAGAACCAAAGAAAAGTAAATCACCGGCTTGCAGATTTTCCCAACCATTGGTTGTTTCAACTAATTCACCGGTATTAACTTGTTGTGAAGCATCTCTTAGTAAAATAATTCCGTTCAGAAAATAAACTGTCTTAGTGAATCCGCTACAATCCATTCCTTTAGCTGAGGTTCCGCCCCACAAATATGGAACTCCCATAAATCTGTATGCAGTGCTTAGTATATCTTCGCCGGTTGGATTTAGCTTTTTATACCATTCATCAAATCTTTCCGATTCTGATTTAAGAACATAAGCAATTCGTTTATCCGGAAATTCAACCTGATAAAAATCATTTTCTTCGGACAATAACTTGAGAAGATTTCCTGCAACTAAATCAGAGATATGTTGTGATTTTATATCTGCAGTTTCATAAGCCCACCCGAATTCATTTGTATAAATTATCTTTTCTGATTTTTTCCATTCGTTCCATTCATTTTCATTCATCATCTGAAACCCATCATCATCAAGCCAGGATATGTAACCATCTGGAGTCTGAACAAGATAATAACCCCATTGTCCTTTCTTCAAAATTTGAATTGGTGTGCCAAGCAAAGATTGAGTGGAAAGTTCTGCCGGATGATCAGGATTTGTTCTGATGTTTGAAACAGAAAGATTTACAACTCCGTAAATTTTATCGCCCAATTGCTTTGATGGAAGTAATTCAATTTTATCTTCATACTTTATCGCTTCCGCATCAAGTGTTTTGATAAGAAAATTCTTTGCCTCAGGAAGATTGGTTTCACCTTTTATAATTATTTTCTTCTCGGGCTGCTCAACTTCAATATTGAATACAGCTACTCTTTTGTCAGGTGCGAATTTTTCTTTTACATCTTTTATAATCGATTTTACTTTTTCCATATCAGGATTCACCTGTGATAAAATATTATTTGAAAGAATTGATAAAACAAAAACTATTGTTAAAAATTTTTTCATAAAAAATTCCTCTGACTTTATTTTGGTTCAATGTAATCAACTTCCATATGATAATCCCATTTGTCAAAATATAAATTTCCACCACGCCATTCTAATTCACCTCTCTGAAAATCAACGGTTTCACTTCTCGGGAAAATTTTTGCCGGGAACAATGGAGTTGAGTATTCGTCATTTATTATCAAGTGGTAAGGGTCAATGCTTCCGAGGAAAAAATATTTTTCATTATCTTCTTCAGAATCTACCATACCAAATGACTGATCAACGGGAACCCATCCATAACCTTCAAGATAAATTTCGCACCAGTCGTGAAGATTTACTTCACCCGGATGAAGCATCCATCCACTTTGCCATTTAGCAGGAATTCCATTGAATCTGCAAAGAGTCATAAACAAAAGTGTTTTAATTCCGCAATCGCCGTGTTTTCTGTTAATGCAATACTCGGATATATTTTCTATTGTTGAATATTCTCTCGCTTCGGCCCACGGAATATTTATTGAAATCCATGTGAATATTTTCTTAGCAATTAGGTAAGGATTTTTTTCATCACCCACAATTTCTTTTGAGAGATTTTTGATTTTATCAGTGAATACAATATGCGGAGCTTTTTCAGCGGTAAAAGTTTTGTATAAACCAGAATTTTTGTTGTAGGGTTTTACAAAATCAGGATCAATAAAATTTACTTCAGCGTAATTTGTAACTTCAAGTGCGATGTTAAAAACAGTTGTTTGATCTTTTTGTGCGACTTTTTCAAAATAAATTGTTCGTTGCAAGTTATCATTGCTTGCGATTACATACTCATCTGAGTTTATTCCCAGCAATTTAATATTCTTCTGTCTTTCGTGACCTTCTCTTGGAAATGGTAACCAACATCTTATCACTTCACCAGGCGGAACTACATTTGGTTCAACAGTAACCTTATAATTTAATTTGAATGTAACCGGCTTTACAAGTTTTTCCTGAGAATTGGCTGATTCATCAAGAACTTCTGGAATATAGGATTCAAGAAAAACATCAAGAGGGTCTTTCTTAAAACCATCTACCAATTCTTTCTGCTTTTTTGCTTCTTTATTTATCCTGAAAAGATTTGATGCTGCTCTAGCGAAGTACCATTTTTTACCATCAATTACTTTGAACTCAAGTGAGCCATCTTCCTCCCATTTTTGCAAATCCGATTCAGTTGCATTCGGATAATACTTTCTGACATACTTCAATATGTCATCAGCAGTTTTGTTAAAATCTTTTCTGATTCTTTCAAGTCGTTCTTTTTCAAACTGAAGTTGAAATATTTCTTCGTGCAATAAGTTCATTGTTTTAATTTTTTCATCGATAAGTTTAGTTGCTATGGTAAATTCACCTGCTTTAACAAGCTCATTAACATCATCGAATTTTGTTTGTGGAAGAATAAAAGTTGATAACATAATTGTTAGAATGATTGTTTTCATATCAGTTCTATCGGGTTTGAATAAATTATTTTTTGCTCTTTGGTAAAATTAAAGTAATTCCATATAAAATTTCAGGAATATTATACGATATTGAGAACACGGATTTAACTTATCTAACTTATTAAAACGGATAATATTCAATTTCATTTTACTTATTTTTGAGTTGTAATTATTCTTCATTGGAGATAATATGAAACCTTCCGAACGATTAGTCTCTCTTGATGTGTTCAGGGGAATTACAATTATGGGGATGATTTTGGTTAATAATCCGGGAACCTGGAGTGCTGTTTATCCGCAGTTGCTTCACGCGGAATGGCATGGATGTACATTTACTGATTTGATATTTCCGTTTTTCCTTTTCATCGTTGGTGTTGCGATTTCATACTCATTAACCAAGCGCAAAGCTCAGGGCGGAAGTATGAAATCACTTTATCTTAATATTATCAGAAGAACTGTAATTTTGTTTTTGCTTGGAATAATTCTGAACGGATTTCCTTTCGGTTTATTATTCGGTCATCAGTTTTCGTGGGAGACTTTAAGAATTCCCGGAGTGCTGCAGAGAATTGCAATCGTTTATTGTGTGGCAGCATTTTTATTTTTAACCACTTCAACAAAGTTTCAGTATTGGTTTACTGCAGCGATATTAATTCTTTATGCTGCTGTTATGAGTTTTATTCCTGTACCCGGAGTTGGTTATGCTAATTTCGAACCAGGAAAAAATTTATCTGCGTGGATTGATCAGATGATTTTAGGTGCGCATTTGTGGAGTGGAACAAAGTTGTGGGATCCGGAAGGAATTCTTTCAACAATTCCTGCTATCGGTTCTGCTATGCTTGGTATTTTTACCGGCAACTGGTTAAGGAGTGAAAATGATCAGAAAGAAAAAGTAGTTTATCTGTTTATTTGGGCGAATGTTTTAATGATTGCCGGTTGGATCTGGAGTTTCTGGTTTCCGCTGAATAAAAATTTGTGGACAAGCTCCTATGTACTTTGGACTGCCGGACTTGCTTTGCATTTTCTCGGATTTTGCTATTGGTTTATTGATGTGAAAAAAATTACCTGGTGGACAAAACCATTTTTAGTTTATGGTATGAATGCAATTACTGTTTTCTTTCTCTCAGGCATTTTAGGCAGAATTATGTATATGGTAAAATGGACAGCTGAAGATGGAAAAGTTTTTACAATTAAATCATATTTATTTGAAACATTTTTCCTTTCCTGGTTAGAACCAATTAATGCATCACTTGCCTGGGCAATATTTTATATTTTATTCTGGCTTGGCTTGATGTGGATTCTTTACGCAAAGAAAATTTTTATAAAAGTTTGATGAAAGCTGAATAACTGAAATTATTTTTTAATTTTCTGGAAAAGAATTAGTTATTAAGTTGGACAAAAAATTAAGGTGATTTATGAGAAAAGTAATTCAATTTTCTATTTACAAAGGTGATTTATATTATATCGCTGAAGGGTTTAATATTCCTGTTGTAACTCAGGGTAAAACATTAGATGAATTGATAAATAATCTTAAGGAATCGCTTAAGTTGTTTCTTGAAGATGAAGATTTATCCAAATATGATATTCAGACTAATCCCGCTATAATTGCTAATATTGAATTGAACAACCTTATCTATGCCTAAGTTAAAAGTTCTTTCAGGAATAGATTTAATTAAGTTATTTGAGGATTTTGGTTTTTCTGTAATCTCTCAAAAAGGAAGTCATATTAAAATTTTATGATTGCATCAAGGTAAAAGACAAGTTTTAGTTTTTCCTAACCATAAAGAGATTGATAAAGGAACACTAAAAGCAATTTATAGACAAGCAACTAAGTATATTCCGGAAAGTGAACTCAGAGGACAATTTTATTATGAATAGCCTTTTGTTTGATGATCAATATTTAATGAGAGCATTGGTGAATTTATGCTTTCCATCTGGTTTGTGTAATTAGTTAAATAGATTTCACTCTTAGCAGAAAATAATATGAAAAAAATTCTACTGTTCCTTTTATTCACTCAAACTTTCTTTCCTCAAACTGATCTTTATCATAAAATATCACAAATGATAATGGTTGGATTTTCAGGCAAAACATTAAGCGATTCAGTTATTATAAATGATTTGCAAAACAGGGGAGTAGGAAGTGTAATTTTATTTGGTGGGAATATTGAATCACCAACTCAACTTAACCAACTTACAACTCAGCTTCATAATCTTTCTTCAACTCCATTATTTATTGCAATTGATCAG
This genomic window contains:
- a CDS encoding DUF1343 domain-containing protein; this encodes MVHEKKMIVKTKAKVKTGIEVLREKNFDILKGKRVGLVTNPTGVDSKLKSTIDILFEAPEVNLVALYGPEHGVRGNYSAGEYVDFYIDETTKLPVYSLYGKTRKPTTEMLKDVDVLVFDIQDIGSRSYTYISTMGLVMEAAAENDKEVVILDRPNPLGGNRVEGNLVEDGFYSFVSQFSIPYIHGLTVGELAMLLNEEGLLNNKAKCKLSVVKMEGWNRSMYFEETGLPWVLTSPHIPHPYSAFYYAASGIVGELRGVVSIGIGYTLPFQTFAAEWINSVELANKMNSYNLPGVIFRPITYKPYYAFGKDKMLNGIQIHILDYDIVELIPIQFYFLQAVNELYGKNLIVEGSNNDMFDKVLGTNKIREKFIINQKVEEIIPYLNKDIDNFKRISKKYYLYD
- a CDS encoding phytanoyl-CoA dioxygenase family protein; its protein translation is MVRIEGLTESSAFEILNSEISDSLKQFLNTPKELSKEQINFYHNNGYVKIENVVEENYLTELRRIIEAAVFIRKGKDERDLKQKSQYEQSFLQCGYLCLDFPAVKEIVFAKRFAGIVRDLMQAEHIRLWHDQALFKEPGGRITDAHQDCSYWPIHEPQFTSTMWLALVDVPVEKGCLYFYPKTNDPNLREYVDIFKNPHQPEFLKNEEKVFVPLNAGDATFHSGLTFHGAGQNKTNQMREAMTVIYIKDGVTFDSSDERNKTHTSCIGLQEGEIINTKYTPILI
- a CDS encoding Na+/H+ antiporter NhaC family protein, which encodes MEHHGFLSILPPVLAIALAIKTRQVFVSLLFGIWLGWIILSDGNFVNGTTATVQALVDVFKDAGNTRTIMFSSLVGALIAFIQRSGGVSGFVKLINNFLDKLEQKKIGNRRKTVQLIAWATGAAIFVESSINALTVGTVFRPIFDKLKIPREKLAYIADSISAPTCILIPLNAWGAYIMGLIAAQSFANPLEVLVKAFPLNFYPMLAMAMVLFVIISQKDFGPMKKAEKRAREEGKVLRDGAIPLISADVVSLEKKDNVKEKAINMILPISVMVGMMPLMLLYTGWSQVENISSYKWYEQIFFALGKGSGSTAVLYSVLTAIIVSSVLYISQKIFTFSETIDLIFKGISGLIPLALLMMLAFAIGTVCRELGTGIYTAELSKQWLSPNFVPVIVFIVACFIAFSTGTSWGTFAIMIAIGVPMAQALDANLYLTIAAALGGGVFGDHCSPISDTTIISSMASASDHIDHVKTQLPYALTAGAITALLYLILGIIIH
- a CDS encoding BadF/BadG/BcrA/BcrD ATPase family protein, yielding MKYLIGIDGGGTKSKCVITDFELKPLYEVTGGPSNFLMLGTDKVAETILSLVIQCANHLNLRYEDIAAIVLGTTGGGRRNDAEELETAITHLAAHKRIPLKNFRVESDARIALEGAFSGKPGSILIAGTGSIMFGKDKAGNIHRVGGFGRFIGDEGSGFRLGQKGLSLVAKEFDGRGNKTFISELLKEKFKIDSPESLITEIYRNNFDIASVAPLVIEAAQRGDNPAQTIIESEADELILHIDSMRKKLKEKKLFLALVGSLITTENYYSFRFKEKVVQKFDDVIIKDAENPPEIGAAIMAKQIS
- a CDS encoding MFS transporter, with the protein product MSNQKTEYRNPWYWVPSLYFAQGIPYVMVMSVSVMMYKRLGVSNTDIAFFTSLLYFPWFLKFAWGPFVDMFKTKRFWTVTMQFFVAAALFGIALSLPTSYFWHLTLFVFALMAFSSATHDIAADGFYMLSLPQKDQAAFVGVRSTFYRVATIVGSGLLVIIAGELEGKLGIKGAWSVVFIVMGILFLILFLYHKFILPYPLEDKGTLADKKLSAKQILLLIGGFLLVAVSFFILYEILNFFLSLMNISSMGKTITSTILLVILAVVLFRTIVAAQVDKFENSGNKNDAFTPFIEFLKAFVVFMRKKDIWIILAFLLFFRFAEAQLVKLVQPFLLDPRDKGGLGLTTSEVGIVYGTIGVLALTAGGLLGGYVISKKGLKWWLWPMVLIMHLPDLVFVYLSQTQPTNLFIISAAVAFEQFGYGFGFTAYMMYMIMISQGEHKTAHYAICTGIMALGMMIPGMFSGALQEAIGYSNFFLWVVASTIPGFIVTALVKIDPEFGIKADKK